One Triticum dicoccoides isolate Atlit2015 ecotype Zavitan chromosome 3B, WEW_v2.0, whole genome shotgun sequence genomic window, CAATTAGTTGATTGATTTCCCTTAGAATTTCATTCCTCCTCAAGTCCCAGTTTCGGTCAAGTAGTGGCAAGTATCATCTGTATCTGGCAGAGAAGCTTTCACATGCATGAATTGAACTACCGAGATCTTTTCTTACTTGGCAACTAGAGCCTCCCCTTCGGGATTCGAGATTGAAGAAGAGGAAAACTGCTTCTAAAGGGAACTGATCCGAAGCAACAAGTCCTAGACCTAGAATGCAGGTACCCTAGTCTTGAAATATGCCATGAAGAATGAAATCTCTTGTTTTCATTCATATCATCAAAACAGTGATTCTTTCACGGCCACCCCTCAATTCAAGAGTTCCGATTGGATCAACAAGAATCCAAtatgtatgccaagaagaaaagaaagggATTTCATCAAGTGCAGACAAGAAAGATACCGAAATCAGGAACCATGGAAAGCAGACACctgattctatatatatataaaagggatATAAGTGCTGGATCTGAACTATTTCAATTAGTGAATTGGTGGAAAAGCAGGAATGAAGGTTGGgacagaaaggggagaggagagccCGGACGAGGAAAACAAGCACCCCTTTTAGGATTCTAGGAAACAAGCAATACTTTCCCATCTTGAACTGAACTGAACAGAGCACAGAGACTAGAATCAGAACTGGAATTCCCTTCTCTGAATTCAAAAGCCCACCCGGACTTGAGAAGTAGCTTGTTCAATTTGTCCTCAGCAGAAGCGAAACCTGTTGCCAAGAGATCGAAATTCCAATCAGAAAATAAGTACTTTGAATGAAGAAATGACATTGCGTAGAAGTGAAGTGAACTAGAGAATTCCAGTCAGAAAAGCAATCGGATACTGAAATCTCTTCTCTGAAAGCTAAAGCTTTACAGATTATAGGAAAGCAAGCACCACGAAGGGCAGTACCCAAACTATAGGTTATCTTGTGTCTGGGCAAGCAAGGTCAAGTAGTGGCATCCTATTACCCTAAATGGAAAGCAAAGTAGGTTATTCAGCCATCCCTCGCGAACAATCAGAAGTCCCACTTTCCTTAACTAATCTCGCCAATTTATCACTTGACCGACCCAGAGACTAATCTATCGTTGGCCCAGGCAAAGAGTGAGAAAAAGCATCAAAAGGAGTAGCTTGCAGTGAGGAATGAAAGCTGGTGTTTTACCACCATTCAGCAAGAGAAACCCACTGGAACCTTTTCATAGGACCATAGAAAACATGCTGCTTCCTGTATAGAGATGACTGCTTCTTTAATGAAGTTGATCGTCTATCTCAAGTGGTGGTGATCGACTCCACGAATAGCCTGAACTTGAGAAATGTATATCTGCAAACGGGAACTTCCTGTTGTCTCGAATCAGGTCTGCTATTTCTATTCATAACTCTCTGGCTGGAATCGACCAAAATAGCCCTTGACGGCAATAAGAGGATCCTAACCACTACACGGTTTGAAATCTCAATCGAATGATACCTCAATTGAAGCTGCTGAGTCAGTTATTGGAAAGATATCACTATCAGCCTCACAACAATCTTTAGGAAAATGTAGACACAGTAGTTTTTTTGAAACTTGTTCAGACACCGCAAGCAACTACCAGTATCGATCTTCTAAAGAAATGACCTTCGTTGCCGAAGTGATAGACAAATAATTCTATAGCAGACTTGGACTAGCGACACATTTCTCCATATATGAAATTCAATTCACCCGACATCAAAGAGAAGCTCAAGCTCGGGATCAAAGATCAGCTACAGATTGGGCTGGCATTCATCATAGTCGGCAGCTTACTTTTGACTGAAACATTTACTTTGCACTACATCCGTAAGAATCTGATGGAAAATGACTGCAACGCAATCAATTTATCCCTTCCTCGTGCGCGCGTATCGTATATAGTTCAATGAGAAACAATGCTTTCTGATATTCACAAATTGGATTCGAACCAATGTCCCCCGACTCCTCTACCGAATAAGGGTCGTGATTCACATTTCCTCGTTCTCTTTCTAGCTGCCCATATGGGTGGCTGCTATCATCCCCTTTTGATAGCTTCTTATCCGCATCCGCGAGCATAAGCAGAATAGCCTGAACACTCATAGCGATTACCTCAACCCTTGTCTTTCCTTTGGCTCCGCTCGGTGGGGGGGACCCAATGTACCAATTCTTTCACTCGACCCTGCTCCTTCTTCTTTCTCATTTGCCTCTTTCCCTCTCTCCTGCTCCCCCCCGACTGTCACTCTATGGCAAAGCTAAAGCTTTCCTGGCGCTTGGTGAATAATCTTTCTATAGGGACAAATAAAAGCCCAGTTTTGACCTTGCTGCATATAACATCTAGCATTTCATGTGTCTGAATGTAACAACCAATAATCTGGTTTGCAAACCTATCTTTGCCCTCCTCGACTGCGGGAGCCCTCCATCGTTGCAGTACAATATACGTTAATTTCAAATGTAGCTTACTGGACATACGGTCAAGAACTCCTTGCAGCCTTCGAAAGAAGACTTTAGACATGACGCCAACACCTACGATAGGAATGCCGAATAGTATATCGTCTGCATAGCGAGCGAAATAGACGTACTTGGTAGAATCCCCATTCTCCTCTTGGGCCATAGCATCGAATTGCAAGTCGAGTTGATGCAGGAATGATTGAATCAAAACAGGCGAGATCGATGATCCTTGTGGAAGGCCGACTTCACTGTTTGAGTAGTCATTCCCTTTCTTAGAAAGTCTCGGTGTCTTGAGAAAGCAATTGATGAGGTCAATGAGAGGAGCGTTATCTGTACCTAAGAGCTTAGGCAAATGTTCAAGTAGTAACCGATGGTCTATGCTATCGAAACACTTGACCACGTCCACCTGAACCATAGAATCCATAGACGGCCATTGAGTTAATGCACGGAAGAAGGGCCGAGAACCTTGCGGAAGCCCTGCGCAGATGGGGAAATTCGTGGATCTAATGAGTCATTTAGTAGCTCTGCCAACGCGGTTAGTATAAGTCGATCGGCTGCCGCCGGTTGAGTGATAGGCCTACCTAAATGCTCCCGGCCTTTTCTTTGGTCTAAAGGACCTAAACTACTCACTTGCCAAACTGCCTATTCATATGCCCTTTCCTAAACCACTTTGCTAGTTCTATACACCTGCCAGGATGCTTCTATTGCTTGTTACGTATTTGATACTGCTCACTATAATGGAATAGCTTTGTACTTAGTACATGATTGCTTTATAGCACCTGTAGCTTATGCAAACAAATTCCCTCAGAGTGGCAGCTTTTCAATGTCTAGCTAATCCACTACATCTTATAAATTGTATAGTTATTCAGAACCTCTTCCTTCGAGCTCCTATGGAAGACCTTGGCCGCACGCGCCTTAGGTGATTTCTATTTTCTTTAGTTTAGAATTAGTCTTTAATTTAGGCCGCGGGTTTCTACAAATTAGGTTAGGCCAAGATATTTGAACTTGTGCAAACCAACCAGTTCTCCCATTTTTTCCCTGTGGATCGACACCCGAAGTACTACACGATAGGTCATGCTTTGCCTTTTGCAGATGCTAGTACAGTCCTATTTCAATCAAAAAGTAGAGTCCTATTTTCAAGTACAGACCACCGCTTTCTTTTTCTTTGGACTGAAGACCCGCCTGAGTTGATAGTGCTTACTTCCCACCCGAGACTGACTTGCTTACCTCTGCACCAATTAAATAGTAGAATTTAGAACACTCCATTCTTCTATAGATAGCCTAGAATCGGAACTAGAATATGTGCCCGACTTACCTATTTCCAAGACAGTTACTCAACTTCCATCGCCGCTTGACACTCTCGTAGTAGATCATATCATAAGAGAAGTATTCTTTAAAGAAATTCGTATAGAAAGATGGACTAGCTCGAGACCTTGGCTTCAAACAATCGAttgaatctggattcctttgcttatCCTTCCTAGCTATAGTCTCTCTTGTGCCTTCGGCAGTAAAAGTGAAAGATTTCTGTATCAGCAGTTTGTTTCCCCATTTGCTCAAAGAACGCATAAAACCTGTTCCCTCACCGTATCAAAAGATCAAGCAGAAGAGTCCTCTTCTTCAAGAAGAGTTTTTCATTTCACTCTTCCGCAGCAATGCCCAGGCAATAAAACAATATGAGCAAAACAATATCATATCAAACGGTATGTGCTGGTTGGATAGAGCAATCCGTAGTTGACGTTCGAGCCAATCTTCTCTCTAGTAGACTTTTGATTCAGTCGTCCgtttgttttgttttgaattgACATAGAGAAAGATTTCTCGCGTTCCCTTAATTCAGGAATAGGTGGCGAAGGCTACTTGTtccttgtatatatatataaaggaaaggGGTTATTTTTCCTTTACGGCAATAAGAGTTGATTCCCTTGCTTGTAGTTTTGGATCGATTCCATGTATTTCACATATTTAAGAGTGGTTAGGAGAGAGAATCAATGTTTATGGGAAGAGGGAAAGAAAGATCAGGGGAAGAAGCGGGGTAGAGGAATTGGTCAACTCATCAGGCTCATGACCTGAAGACTGCAGGTTCGAATCCTGTCCCCGCCTAATCATAGTCAAAATCTGAGTTTGATCCTGGCTCAGAAGGAACGCTAGCTATATGCTTAACACATGCAAGTCGAACGTTGTTTTCGGGGAGCTGGGCAGAAGGAAAAGCGGCTCCTAGCTAAAGTTGTCTCGCCCTGCTTCAAAACTACAGGGCGCGCGCTACGGCTTTGACCTAACGGCCTCCGTTTGCTGGAATCGGAATAGTTGAGAACAAAGTGGCGAACGGGTGCATAACGCGTGGGAATCTGCTGAACACTTCGGGCCAAATCCTGAAGAAAGCTCAAAAGCGCTGTTTGATGAGCCTGCGTAGTATTAGGTAGTTGGTCAGGTAAAGGCTGACCAAGCCAATGATGCTTAGCTGGTCTTTTCGGATGATCAGCCACACTGGGACTGAGACACGGCCCGGACTCCCACGGGGGGCAGCAGTGGGGAATCTTGGACAATGGGCGAAAGCCCGATCCAGCAATATCGCGTGAGTGAAGAATGGCAATGCCGCTTGTAAAGCTCTTTCGTCGAGTGCGCGATCATGACAGGACTCGAGGAAGAAGCCCCGGCTAACTCCGTGCCAGCAGCCGCGGTAAGACGGGGGGGGCAAGTGTTCTTCGGAATGACTGGGCGTAAAGGGCACGTAGGCGGTGAATCGGGTTGAAAGTGAAAGTCGCCAAAAAGTGGCGGAATGCTCTCGAAACCAANNNNNNNNNNGATCCAGCAATATCGCGTGAGTGAAGAATGGCAATGCCGCTTGTAAAGCTCTTTCGTCGAGTGCGCGATCATGACAGGACTCGAGGAAGAAGCCCCGGCTAACTCCGTGCCAGCAGCCGCGGTAAAACGGGAGGGGGGGGGGCAAGTGTTCTTCGGAATGACTGGGCGTAAAGGGCACGTAGGCGGTGAATCGGGTTGAAAGTGAAAGTCGCCAAAAAGTGGCGGAATGCTCTCGAAACCAATTCACTTGAATGAGACAGAGGAGAGTGGAATTTCGTGTGTAGGGGTGAAATCCGTAGATCTACGAAGGAACGCCAAAAGCGAAGGCAGCTCTCTGGGTCCCTACCGACGCTGGGGTGCGAAAGCATGGGGAGCGAACAGGATTAGATACCCTGGTAGTCCATGCCGTAAACGATGACTGTTCACCCTTGGTCTACGCGGATCAGGGGCCCAGCTAACGCGTGAAACACTCCGCCTGGGGAGTACGGTCGCAAGAACGAAACTCAAAGGAATTGACGGGGGCCTGCACAAGCGgtggagcatgtggtttaattcAATACAACGCGCAAAACCTTACCAGCCCTTGACATATGAACAACAAAACCTGTCCTTAACAGGATGGTACTGACTTTCATACAGGTGCTGCATGGCTGTCGTCAGCTCGTGTCGTGAGATGTTTGGTCAAGTCCTATAACGAGCGAAACCCTCGTTTTGTGTTGCTGAGACATGCGCCTAAGGAGAAATTGCCACCGAGTGACGTGCCAGCGCTACTACTTGATTGAGTGCCAGCACGCAGCTGTGCTTTCAGCAAGAATTTCACCATTGGGAGCCGGTGCCTTTCGAAGCACTTTCACGTGTGAACCGAAGTCGTCTTGCCCAAGACCCACGGAGACCTACCTATAGTGACGTCAAAGTACCAGTGAGCATGGAGGTTTGGTTGAAATTGGTTACGACGACGTCGAGTTGGCGGCGGAGGAAGACTCGGCATGAAGGCCAGAAAATGGTGTGGAACGTAGTGGTAATAGTACGCGCCCCGCTCCGAAACAAAGAAAAAGGTGCGTGCCGCACTCACGAGGGACTGCCAGTGAGATACTAGAGGAAGGTGGGGATGACGTCAAGTCCGCATGGCCCTTATGGGCTGGGCCACACACGTGCTACAATGGCAATGACAATGGGAAGCAAGGCTGTAAGGCGGAGCGAATCCGGAAAGATTGCCTCAGTTCGGATTGTTCTCTGCAACTCGGGAACATGAAGTTGAAATCGCTAGTAATCGCGGATCTGCATGCCGCGGTGAATATGTACCCAGGCCCTGTACACACCGCCCGTCACACCCTGGGAATTGGTTTCGCCCGAAGCATCGGACCAATAATCACCCATGACTTCTGTGTACCACTAGTGCCACAAAGGCCTTTGGTGGTCTTATTGGCGCATACCACGGTGGGGTCTTCGACTGGGGTGAAGTCATAACAAGGTAGCCGTAGGGGAACCTGTGGCTGGATTGAATCCTTCGCGATGGAAATGCCCTCGCCTAGTTGACTAAACTAAGGACCTCAACGGTATAAACATGTAGATTTTCTACTTTTCCATTTTCCTTCTTGTTTATCAATCACCAATCAAGACAAACCGGGCACTACGGTGAGACGTGAAAACACCCGATCCCATTCCGACCTCGATATATATGTGGAATCGTCTTGCGCCATATGTACTGAAATTGTTCGGGAGACATGGTCATAGCCCGGAGAAAGAGCAAGAAAACTAAAGAAAGCGTTAGTGCATTGGACTCGAAATCCAAATTGTGCTAGCTGACAAAGAAAAAACAGAATATAACAGAGAAATATTGGTTCTGACTGGTTGGTAAAAGGACTCTAAATCCTTTGAGTGGTTCAATTCCACAACAGAACAAAGAATGAAATGAATGAATGAAAGCCATGACCATGCCTCCAGTAGGAAGATCGAGGAACCGGTGCTGGCGCTCCTGGTTCATGGGATCCTAACCGCGATGGGGAGATTAGATATTCTTCTTTCGTAAGTCTATCCAATGGAGATAGGTTGAGGAGAAAGAAAGGAGAAAACTAAAGAGAAAGATGGACAGTAGATTGACAATATCCGAATCAAATAAGAAAAAAACGTAGCTATTTCATCAAATCCCGATTGTGTGGGTGTGAAGTGGAAAAATCCCGTTCTGGCTGGCAGCGGGCATAGGACTGAAAATCCTCTTTCGCCGGGCCTTTTGGACTCGAAATCCAAACGGAGAGAGTGGTTCGAATCCACCTCAGAACGAACAATGAAAAAGGCGTCGAGCGGATGCAAGCTCGAGGAGCTAGGAAGGATGGAAGAAAGCTTGACCGTTTTTTCACTGAACTACTCGAACTTTTTGTTCGAAAAAGCGGAAATAGCTCAGCTCGAGAGAGGGTTGAGCTTCATCGGTTAGTGTGCACCAAAGGATGAGGTTTCTTTCCCGTCCTACAAATTGAAACCGTTCTAGCTTGATACTGCGATATCGTCAAATCATCCAACGGAGCATGGAAACCATTTCGGTGGCGGTAATGGCCTCCAGTAGTTTTCTATGGAACCATACCACTATGGTCATCTATATGATTAGACCGTGTCGCTTCACTAGACTTTCCTGAACCATCCATTTGATCCCCACGGTCGTGACACCACTTTCTAAACAAAAGTTTCCAAAATCCAATGCGGAACCAAGCAGTAAGAGAAATTCATCATGGTAATTATTAGTCGAAAACCAAAGTGGAACGGAGAGTCAGTTACAATGACAAAATTATTGAGGAATCATGTTGAAAGAACAACATTCTGTGTCATAAATATCATATATAGAGATTTTTCATGTATCGACGCTTTTGATTCAATTATGAAAGTACGCTGTACTGGACTTGCACCCCTAGTTACGCAGAAGTGCAAGCACAGAAGcgaatgaccggaccttaccaaaatACTCAAAAAAGTATTCTATACTGGGGTCTGTGCTCAGCAGTGTTTCCAGTCTAGCTGTGTCAAATCGGGTGTGAAGTGTCCTTCTAGGTTCTGGCTGGTAGAGCAAAGGACTAAAAATCCTCTTCAGTTTCACGCATGGGACTCTAAATCCCAATTGCGCTAGCTCTGTGGTTCGATTCCACAACATAACGAACAATGAATGAATGTGGGCGGTCAACCAGGTAAGCCTGTGCCTAGGAAAGAAAGGACTAGGGAGGGATTGAGAGAAGCTTTCACAGTGGAAAATGCAAAAAAGCATATCGTTCTTAGAAATTGTGGAATTTTACTCAGTTAGAGCTATGGTTTAGCATCAAGAGGGAAGTTTTGTAAAAGCAACAGGAAGAATTGCTCAGATACCCGTGAGCGTATATAACTTGGGTCGTGTTATAAATGCTCTGGCTAAACCTATTGATGGGAGAGGCGAAATTGTAGCTTCCGAATCTCGCTTAATTGAATCTCCTGCTCCAAGTAGAATTTCCAGGCGTTCCGTATACGAACCTCTTCAAACAGGGCTTATTGCTATCGATTCGATGATCCCTATAGGGCGCGGTCAGCGAGAGTTCATTATTGGGGACAGACAGACTGGCAAAACAGCAGTAGCCACAGATACAAttctcaagaaaaaagggcaagatGTAAGAAGAACGAGAGCGAGCCTTCACGAAATAAAATGCAAGTGAAAGAGAATTGTCAAAATTTCCTAAAAGCGGTGGTTCTTTTCTTTATGGATCGGGTAGATCCATATGTTCTGAGGGGGAGACGAGGTGTAGCGCAGTCTGGTCAGCGCATCTGTTTTGGGTACAGAGGGCCATAGGTTCGAATCTTGTCACCTTGATGTGGTATTCACACAATGGGGCCGAAGTGCAAAGCCCCGTAGCCTATCCGCAGTCGGGAAGGCAGGCGAAAAGCgcgcacaaaagaaaaagaaagctaAAAAGCTTATTTTGCAATCCATTATCTTTGGTATTCTTCTATATTTAGATCATATTATATAGCTATTTCACAGGTTTTATTTACATACCTCAGTCATGTTATTTGTCTAGCCTTCAATCAGAATAGCCTCTCCACCGGTTCCGAAGATTCTTTCGGCATCAATGTGCTTTTGGAATCTTCCTATGAAACAAATAACATTCTGGAACAGTTTAGGACAGAACAGGCCTCAGTAGAAAGCGAGCTTTTTTCGCGTATAGCCACCTCGAAGCCCAATTAGCGCACGGGCTGCCCCCTCAACTCAACCCTGACGAGTACGCAAACTTGGTCAGGGAGCATTTAGACGGTGCAGTTAGTATTGACCACTACCGCCAAGTCCATAATTCAAAAATTGATGAAGTCCACATAATGGAGCTCAAAAGCCGATTACCAAATCTACCTTTTTAGCATCTTGAAACCGCACATAAGAAATATTCTGAATGAATCACCTTACAATAACACATGAGAGACAGCTTTCTATTTTGTCGAACAACAAGTCGAACCCAATGAATAATTCGATTCAAAGGAATGTTCTAGAGTTTTTTCCACTATATTCGCGATATTAAAAAAAATGGAAGAAATTCTTCACGATTTCTAGAGTTCCGGGATTACTTCACTGATATTGATTTTCGCCTAAGCACGGCCTCTAGGTTAGTTCAAAGTGTAATACAACGAACTATCGATACACCGAAAACGAGTCAAGATGGATACATAAAATGGAGACATCGTGGATTGCCCAAATTGGGACGACGATAGGACATTTCACTTTCTTTCGCAATATTTCTGATCATGACTCAACCACTAGGAAAGGGGATTGCTTACTCTCAGCCACGTTTTCGCTTATGCTTAGTCAAGTGAGGATTCCATTCGAAGTAACGTAACAGGAGCACCATCTTCAAAACTTCTCGGGATCCGGAGTTTTTCGATAAAAGGTCCCATCCTTCAATATCATGATTGGGTCAACCAGGCCAAATCATAAGTGAAATAGTTTGATCGGGTCGACCAGGTCAGGCCCGATCATGAGTGAATAGAAAATCGAAAACGTACATAGCTGTTCCAGCGGAAATACTTTGTTTAATTCTACCACTTCTACTAGGAGTAGCCTTTTTAGTGCTAGCTGAACGTAAAGTAATGGCTTTTGTGCAAGGTCGAAAGGGTCCTGATGTAGTGGGATCGTTCGGATTGTTACAACCTCTAGCAGATGGTTTGAAATTGATTCTAAAAGAACCTATTTCACCAAGTAGTGCTAATTTCTCCCTTTTTAGAATGGCTCCAGTGGCTACATTTATGTTAAGTCTGGTCGCTTGGGCCGTTGTACCTTTTGATTATGGTATGGTATTGTCAGATCCGAACATAGGGCTACTTTATTTGTTTGCCATATCTTCGCTAGGTGTTTATGGAATAATTATAGCAGGTTGGTCTA contains:
- the LOC119279052 gene encoding NADH-ubiquinone oxidoreductase chain 1-like: MAFVQGRKGPDVVGSFGLLQPLADGLKLILKEPISPSSANFSLFRMAPVATFMLSLVAWAVVPFDYGMVLSDPNIGLLYLFAISSLGVYGIIIAGWSSKTGGGRLVAYDIRTNWSKMGLCRRC